A region of Maridesulfovibrio sp. DNA encodes the following proteins:
- a CDS encoding tetratricopeptide repeat protein, whose protein sequence is MSGKKKAQKLSRRGFLFGGFRKKEDREQAQSAAKPIAAKEVNLETLAEANVAYENGRFEEAADKYKEFIKTEPQNADARKRLGHCLYKSEKYIQAKVEFERAIRILGKDNFSYLYLGLLLCRAGAGKKAVPVWKLYFDPENITLQREINLQIALIEADPEASFEDAADMVEKIIEESAMQA, encoded by the coding sequence ATGTCCGGTAAAAAAAAGGCCCAAAAATTATCAAGAAGAGGATTCCTTTTCGGTGGATTCAGAAAAAAAGAGGACCGTGAACAGGCCCAAAGCGCAGCCAAGCCCATAGCGGCCAAAGAGGTTAATCTCGAGACTCTGGCCGAAGCAAACGTTGCTTACGAAAACGGACGATTTGAAGAAGCAGCCGACAAATACAAGGAATTCATCAAAACGGAACCCCAGAATGCCGATGCCCGCAAGAGGCTCGGGCATTGCCTGTACAAAAGCGAGAAATACATTCAGGCCAAGGTTGAATTCGAACGGGCAATCCGTATCCTCGGCAAAGACAACTTCTCCTATCTCTACCTCGGACTACTGCTCTGCCGCGCCGGAGCAGGAAAAAAAGCCGTCCCGGTCTGGAAACTCTATTTCGATCCCGAGAACATTACTCTGCAGCGCGAAATAAACTTACAAATCGCGCTGATAGAAGCCGACCCCGAAGCATCATTCGAAGACGCCGCCGACATGGTTGAAAAAATAATAGAAGAATCAGCTATGCAGGCTTAA
- a CDS encoding Tex family protein has translation MNSKNISRISAELNILDKNVKAVVSLLDEGATIPFISRYRKEATGSLDEVAVSAVSDLFEKLKELDKRRETVLKSIEEQGKLEDSLRKKIEAAETMRQLEDLYLPYKPKRKTKGQAAIQKGLEPLAYKLFAQKCDPVQEAQAFVSAAKGVESVDEALSGARDIIAEKIAENTVSREAVRSLFERKALIESKPTKAAQEEENKDKASKFRDWFDWREPAKKAAGHRILALFRGERDKFLKVSIRPEEADGLDILHRKLVRSNSAASKQVEMAATDSYKRLLAPQMETELRGVLLEKAETEAINIFAANLREILLAPPLGGKRVLALDPGFRTGAKLVCLDAQGSLLHNETIYPVTSEGKKKEAARIVSGLVKKFDIEAVAIGNGTAGRETEQFVKELGLDKSVQVIMVNESGASVYSASEIARDEFPDHDITVRGAVSIGRRLMDPLAELVKIDPKSIGVGQYQHDVDQKGLAESLGRVVESCVNMVGVELNTASARLLQSVSGLGPVLAANVIKFREENGPFASRKELLKVPRLGPKAFEQCAGFLRIRGSKNPLDGTAVHPERYQAVAGIAKDLGADVADLIKSADLRAKIRLEDYVSDDLGLPTLQDIMKELEKPGRDPRKKFEAVRFDDSVKEVSDLREGMILNGIVTNVTAFGAFVDIGVHQDGLVHISRMSDEFVRDPATVVHPGQAVNVKVLEVDIQRKRISLSMRQSDM, from the coding sequence ATGAATTCCAAAAATATTTCCCGTATTTCAGCTGAACTGAATATTCTCGATAAAAACGTAAAAGCTGTTGTGTCCCTGCTAGATGAAGGGGCAACCATTCCTTTTATCTCCCGCTACCGTAAGGAGGCAACAGGAAGCCTTGATGAAGTGGCTGTTTCTGCTGTCAGTGATCTTTTTGAAAAGCTGAAGGAGCTGGATAAGCGTCGCGAAACCGTACTTAAGTCAATTGAAGAGCAGGGCAAGCTTGAAGACAGCTTGCGGAAAAAGATTGAAGCAGCTGAAACCATGCGCCAGCTTGAAGATTTGTACCTGCCTTATAAGCCCAAGCGTAAGACCAAAGGGCAGGCAGCAATCCAGAAGGGGCTGGAGCCGCTGGCCTACAAACTTTTTGCCCAGAAATGCGACCCTGTTCAGGAGGCGCAGGCTTTTGTCTCAGCGGCTAAGGGCGTGGAGTCTGTAGATGAAGCCTTGTCCGGGGCGCGGGACATTATCGCGGAGAAGATTGCTGAGAACACGGTCAGCCGCGAGGCGGTACGTTCTTTGTTTGAGCGCAAGGCCTTGATAGAATCCAAACCCACCAAGGCTGCTCAAGAAGAAGAAAATAAGGATAAGGCATCCAAGTTTCGGGACTGGTTTGACTGGCGCGAGCCTGCGAAAAAGGCTGCCGGACATCGTATCCTTGCTTTGTTCCGTGGGGAGCGTGATAAATTTTTGAAAGTATCTATCCGGCCGGAGGAAGCTGACGGTCTGGATATCCTGCACCGTAAGCTGGTCCGTTCCAATTCTGCGGCTTCCAAACAGGTTGAGATGGCTGCAACGGACAGCTACAAGCGTCTGCTGGCCCCGCAGATGGAGACTGAATTACGCGGGGTGCTGCTGGAAAAGGCTGAAACCGAGGCTATTAATATCTTCGCTGCTAATCTGCGTGAAATTCTGCTTGCTCCTCCTTTGGGCGGTAAACGGGTGCTGGCTCTTGATCCGGGCTTCCGGACCGGGGCCAAGCTGGTCTGCCTTGATGCGCAGGGTTCCCTGCTGCATAACGAGACCATTTACCCTGTAACTTCGGAAGGTAAGAAGAAAGAGGCTGCGCGTATAGTCAGCGGACTGGTGAAAAAGTTTGATATAGAGGCTGTCGCCATCGGTAACGGTACTGCCGGGCGTGAAACAGAGCAGTTTGTGAAAGAGCTTGGTTTGGATAAATCCGTTCAGGTGATAATGGTCAATGAATCCGGGGCTTCTGTGTATTCGGCTTCAGAAATAGCCCGCGATGAGTTCCCCGATCATGACATCACCGTGCGCGGAGCTGTTTCCATCGGTCGCAGGCTCATGGATCCGCTGGCGGAGCTGGTTAAGATTGATCCCAAATCTATCGGAGTGGGTCAGTATCAACATGATGTGGATCAGAAGGGGCTGGCAGAAAGTCTAGGCAGGGTTGTTGAATCCTGCGTAAACATGGTCGGGGTTGAATTGAACACCGCCAGTGCAAGGCTGCTGCAGTCAGTTTCCGGCCTGGGGCCGGTTCTGGCGGCAAATGTTATCAAATTCCGTGAGGAAAACGGTCCTTTTGCTTCCCGTAAGGAATTGCTTAAGGTACCCCGTCTCGGTCCTAAGGCTTTTGAGCAGTGCGCCGGCTTTTTACGTATCCGTGGGTCTAAAAATCCGTTGGACGGAACAGCAGTCCACCCGGAACGATATCAGGCCGTGGCCGGGATAGCCAAAGATCTCGGTGCGGATGTTGCGGATTTGATCAAGTCTGCTGATTTGCGGGCAAAGATCAGGCTGGAGGATTATGTCTCCGATGATCTAGGTCTGCCCACTCTTCAAGATATTATGAAGGAACTTGAAAAGCCGGGGCGTGATCCCCGTAAGAAGTTTGAGGCTGTTCGTTTTGATGATTCCGTCAAGGAAGTCTCGGACCTGCGCGAAGGGATGATTCTCAACGGCATCGTGACCAATGTTACAGCTTTCGGAGCATTTGTTGATATCGGGGTGCATCAGGATGGGCTGGTCCACATCAGCCGCATGTCCGATGAGTTCGTGCGTGATCCGGCAACGGTTGTGCATCCGGGGCAGGCTGTTAATGTCAAAGTCCTTGAGGTGGATATCCAGCGTAAAAGGATTTCATTGAGCATGCGCCAGTCGGATATGTAG
- a CDS encoding restriction endonuclease, translated as MSERKRNPHQSIRAYCLWCMGGSPQLVRECEDSDCSLYELRGPKTEESQRTCIRAIRKHCLACTVGDRQAIRDCKEKECVLRRFRFGVHPKTMQKRRKRQQAKSHLMLPGL; from the coding sequence TTGAGCGAACGGAAAAGAAATCCTCATCAGTCCATACGGGCCTACTGCCTGTGGTGCATGGGCGGCAGCCCTCAGCTTGTCAGGGAATGTGAGGACAGCGACTGCTCTCTTTATGAATTGCGCGGACCCAAAACAGAAGAATCCCAGCGCACCTGCATCCGGGCTATCCGCAAGCACTGTCTCGCCTGCACCGTGGGCGATCGTCAGGCTATCCGCGACTGCAAAGAAAAAGAATGCGTGCTGCGCCGCTTCCGCTTCGGGGTCCATCCCAAAACCATGCAGAAGCGCAGGAAACGGCAGCAGGCCAAAAGCCACCTCATGCTTCCGGGATTGTAA
- a CDS encoding ABC transporter ATP-binding protein, producing the protein MNSAIFSLHDVSFSYPGNDVLKNVDFALKPGQKIALTGHNGSGKTTLLHIIMGLIKPQAGQVHYMGRKMDSEKDFRELRRGVGLLFQQADDQLFCPTVLEDVAFGPLNLGKSPEEARKTAEYTLCTLGLSGYEDRVSYRLSGGEKKLVSLATVLAMEPKALVLDEPTNDLDPTMRERLIEILNSLAVPMLVVSHDLDFLVRVTDVEYSCSKGKILRGASNFKDNHDYGKCRL; encoded by the coding sequence GTGAATTCAGCCATATTTTCCCTGCATGATGTGAGCTTTTCCTACCCCGGAAATGATGTTCTCAAAAACGTTGATTTCGCCCTCAAGCCGGGACAAAAAATTGCTCTGACCGGACATAACGGTTCCGGCAAAACCACACTGCTGCACATCATCATGGGCTTAATCAAGCCGCAAGCAGGACAGGTTCACTATATGGGCCGGAAAATGGACTCCGAAAAGGATTTCCGGGAACTGCGCAGAGGGGTGGGCCTGCTTTTCCAGCAGGCGGATGATCAACTTTTCTGCCCTACCGTGCTGGAAGATGTGGCCTTCGGACCGCTTAATCTTGGGAAATCCCCGGAAGAAGCCCGCAAAACAGCCGAGTACACTCTCTGTACCCTCGGCCTTTCCGGATACGAAGACCGGGTTTCCTACCGTCTTTCAGGTGGTGAAAAAAAGCTGGTTTCGCTTGCTACGGTGCTGGCTATGGAACCTAAAGCACTGGTCCTGGATGAGCCTACAAACGATCTCGACCCGACCATGCGCGAAAGGCTGATCGAAATACTAAACTCTCTGGCTGTTCCCATGCTGGTGGTTTCTCATGACCTTGATTTTCTGGTCCGGGTAACTGATGTTGAGTATTCCTGCAGCAAAGGTAAAATCCTACGCGGCGCCTCTAATTTCAAAGACAACCACGACTACGGGAAATGCCGACTTTAA
- the cbiQ gene encoding cobalt ECF transporter T component CbiQ produces the protein MQQLTEPFAYGNSIIHSMHPGFRLACAFIFSLAGALVTDITPACCVLLAGVIYALSARLSFKLLLKRLVVINFFILFLWIFLPFSRPGTPLFNIGPFTATLEGIIYTAVITLKSNGIILAVTALIATMPVQTLGAGMQTLKFPDKLCRLLLFSWRYVHVMIMEYTRMRRAAAMRGFTPRSSARTYRTYAWLMGMLLVRSLDRAERVWQAMLCRGFTGTFHSLTAYRISRNDLALLAVTMGFIVLFIFLEFNKIEVLL, from the coding sequence TTGCAGCAGCTAACTGAACCTTTTGCCTACGGCAACTCAATTATCCACTCCATGCATCCCGGATTCAGGCTGGCCTGCGCATTTATTTTTTCCCTTGCCGGGGCACTGGTTACCGACATTACCCCTGCGTGCTGTGTGCTCTTAGCCGGAGTTATTTATGCCCTTTCGGCCCGCCTGAGCTTTAAACTCCTCCTCAAAAGACTGGTCGTTATCAACTTTTTCATTCTGTTCCTTTGGATATTCCTGCCCTTTTCCCGGCCCGGAACACCGCTTTTCAATATCGGCCCTTTTACAGCTACACTGGAAGGAATAATCTACACCGCTGTCATCACCCTTAAATCAAACGGGATTATCCTAGCAGTCACTGCGCTTATAGCCACCATGCCGGTACAAACCCTTGGCGCTGGTATGCAGACCCTCAAATTTCCCGACAAACTGTGCCGCCTGCTTCTTTTCAGCTGGCGTTACGTACATGTGATGATCATGGAATACACCCGCATGCGCAGAGCCGCCGCCATGCGAGGCTTTACCCCCCGCAGCAGCGCACGCACCTACCGCACCTATGCATGGCTCATGGGTATGCTTTTGGTTCGCAGTCTGGACCGGGCTGAACGGGTCTGGCAGGCAATGCTCTGCCGCGGATTTACCGGCACCTTCCACTCCCTGACCGCTTACCGCATAAGCAGGAATGATTTGGCCCTGCTGGCTGTAACGATGGGATTTATCGTGCTGTTCATTTTTCTTGAGTTTAATAAAATCGAGGTACTGCTGTGA
- a CDS encoding methyltransferase domain-containing protein yields MSKNAELKKIVAEVGEDLIWRPLHDFEQTRLADGVGDDIDGIDPDFTELDFSGKTVCDLGCNMGHFSFYAAEHGAKEVVGYDIEPKVICGARKLAGLYCVENVDFKVCNFAYDEPERTFDMGMLIDIIGKQNIGKGRMTAILKGLEKRSESEMLLTFRPEYYVNKHLGFTPEQFVEMYPGAEIKEGLFSLLDFTVQLFADKWEMAYLSKPHPDDEQYKRTVYFKRR; encoded by the coding sequence ATGAGTAAAAACGCTGAATTGAAAAAAATAGTTGCCGAGGTCGGTGAAGACCTGATCTGGCGTCCTTTGCACGATTTTGAACAGACCCGGCTCGCCGATGGTGTGGGGGACGATATCGACGGTATAGACCCTGATTTTACTGAACTTGATTTTAGCGGCAAGACTGTTTGCGATCTCGGCTGCAACATGGGGCATTTTTCTTTTTATGCTGCTGAACACGGAGCAAAGGAAGTTGTCGGTTACGATATTGAACCGAAAGTTATCTGCGGAGCCAGAAAGCTGGCCGGTCTTTATTGTGTTGAAAATGTTGATTTCAAAGTCTGCAATTTTGCTTATGACGAGCCGGAGCGGACTTTCGACATGGGAATGCTCATTGATATTATAGGTAAACAAAATATCGGCAAAGGGCGCATGACCGCAATTCTTAAGGGGCTTGAAAAACGCAGTGAATCAGAAATGCTGCTTACTTTCCGTCCTGAATATTACGTGAACAAACATCTTGGTTTTACGCCGGAACAGTTTGTAGAAATGTATCCCGGAGCTGAAATCAAGGAAGGTCTGTTCAGTCTGCTGGATTTTACGGTGCAGCTTTTTGCCGACAAATGGGAGATGGCTTACCTTTCCAAGCCTCATCCTGATGACGAACAATACAAACGGACTGTCTATTTTAAGCGCAGATAA
- a CDS encoding shikimate kinase produces MAKEYIELVDVEYQVEEKDKRSVYAPGMTKDMIIGGRDSGNVFLFCLNDELRKSIAAQVAEKLGREFVVVGRSDGNPVLEKLAAGDNQIISLPRGAAKSAKMRELLKNNGKVIFIMCDFMTLLNASDGSDDAREQISLMLNRFEPSFMEAAHHIVRSDQSEEEILQDVLDKIAI; encoded by the coding sequence ATGGCAAAAGAATATATAGAGTTGGTAGATGTTGAATATCAGGTTGAGGAAAAGGACAAGCGAAGCGTTTATGCTCCGGGAATGACCAAGGATATGATTATCGGCGGACGTGATTCCGGCAATGTATTTCTCTTCTGCCTGAATGATGAGTTGCGTAAATCCATCGCAGCACAGGTGGCGGAAAAGCTGGGACGCGAATTTGTTGTAGTCGGCCGCAGTGACGGTAATCCCGTTCTGGAGAAGCTGGCCGCCGGAGATAACCAGATAATCAGCCTGCCGCGCGGGGCAGCCAAGTCTGCAAAAATGCGTGAACTGCTCAAGAATAACGGAAAGGTCATCTTTATCATGTGCGATTTTATGACCCTGCTGAATGCATCCGACGGTTCAGACGATGCCCGCGAACAGATTTCGCTCATGCTTAACCGGTTTGAACCCAGCTTCATGGAAGCCGCGCACCATATAGTACGTTCCGATCAGAGCGAAGAAGAGATTCTGCAGGATGTTTTGGATAAAATAGCTATATAG
- a CDS encoding arginine deiminase family protein encodes MFSKAIVRTPAESLGQGLTGAGLGCPDMKLTAAQHRDYIGYFTQAGISVTVLPPVEDYPDSVFVEDTAVMIPHANGAAAFLTCPGAESRRGEVDEIEAAIAEQTDEVIRMQGNGLMEGGDVLLMGKTFYVGIDSRTNADGCKQFAKAVARFGYKTVPVPFDNGMPHLKTELSALDEKTLIISARFAGRDEFAGFKKIIVPEGEEYSANCLYLGSRLLAPQGFPKTAELLNKNGFKPDFINMSEFRKMDGGLTCLSLRW; translated from the coding sequence ATGTTCAGCAAAGCAATTGTCAGAACCCCGGCTGAAAGTCTGGGACAAGGACTGACCGGAGCGGGCCTCGGCTGCCCGGATATGAAACTGACCGCAGCCCAGCACAGGGACTACATCGGATATTTCACTCAGGCCGGAATCAGCGTCACAGTGCTGCCCCCGGTTGAGGATTATCCTGATTCCGTATTTGTGGAAGATACCGCAGTCATGATACCGCACGCAAACGGTGCCGCCGCTTTCCTGACCTGCCCCGGAGCCGAATCAAGGCGCGGGGAGGTGGACGAAATCGAAGCAGCCATTGCAGAGCAGACCGACGAAGTTATCCGCATGCAGGGAAACGGACTCATGGAGGGCGGCGATGTACTGCTGATGGGCAAAACATTTTACGTAGGCATTGATTCCCGCACCAACGCAGACGGCTGCAAACAATTTGCCAAGGCCGTTGCCAGATTCGGCTACAAGACAGTTCCAGTGCCTTTTGATAACGGCATGCCCCATCTCAAAACCGAACTTTCCGCCCTTGACGAAAAAACACTGATCATCAGCGCACGATTTGCCGGACGCGATGAATTTGCCGGATTCAAAAAAATTATCGTCCCCGAAGGCGAAGAATATTCAGCCAACTGCCTCTATCTGGGCAGCAGGCTGCTTGCACCGCAAGGTTTTCCCAAAACCGCCGAACTGCTGAATAAAAACGGGTTTAAACCTGATTTCATTAACATGTCTGAATTCCGGAAAATGGACGGCGGCCTGACCTGTCTTTCACTACGCTGGTAG
- a CDS encoding glycosyltransferase family 2 protein: MVNGKKVVMVMPAYNAASTLKKTLDELPANVVDEILLVDDCSRDDTVSQAEKLGIRTVVHSSNTGYGGNQKTCYRTALEMGADVVVMVHPDYQYTPLIISAMVSPIANGVFDCMLGSRILGTGARKGGMPLYKYISNRALTWFQNILIGYHLSEYHTGYRAFSRDLLENIPFDDNSDDFVFDNQMLCQIIYSGYDIGEVTCPTRYMDDSSSISFVRSVRYGLGVLRCTCETFGHRMGWLQSEFLKNVPKQGQAE; this comes from the coding sequence ATGGTGAATGGGAAGAAAGTTGTAATGGTTATGCCTGCTTATAATGCGGCTTCCACATTAAAAAAGACTCTGGACGAACTGCCTGCGAATGTGGTGGATGAAATACTTCTGGTTGATGACTGCAGCCGTGACGATACTGTTTCGCAGGCTGAAAAGCTGGGTATCAGGACTGTGGTCCACTCCAGCAATACCGGATATGGCGGAAACCAGAAGACCTGCTACCGCACCGCCCTTGAGATGGGCGCGGATGTGGTGGTCATGGTCCATCCGGATTACCAGTATACCCCGCTGATCATTTCCGCCATGGTTTCGCCCATCGCCAACGGGGTTTTTGACTGCATGCTCGGTTCAAGGATTCTCGGAACAGGGGCGCGCAAGGGCGGCATGCCTCTCTATAAATATATATCCAACCGGGCTTTGACATGGTTCCAGAATATCCTGATCGGTTATCATCTTTCCGAGTATCATACCGGTTACCGGGCTTTTTCCCGGGATTTGCTGGAAAACATTCCTTTTGATGATAACAGCGATGATTTTGTTTTTGATAACCAGATGCTCTGCCAGATTATTTATTCCGGCTACGATATCGGGGAGGTAACCTGTCCGACCCGTTATATGGATGACTCTTCGTCCATCAGCTTTGTCCGTTCTGTCAGGTACGGATTGGGTGTTCTGCGCTGTACCTGCGAAACTTTTGGGCACCGGATGGGCTGGCTGCAAAGTGAATTTTTGAAAAATGTTCCCAAACAGGGACAGGCGGAATAG
- a CDS encoding tetratricopeptide repeat protein, protein MSGAKVENGMKKGLIAALILSALVLVVYGQCGSFELVTYDDTSYVTNNPRVMQGISTENISWAFSSFQLSNYHPLTVVSHMLDTTLFGDSAGARHLVNVFFHLCNVLLFFFFLLKATAEFDEDGLVPSFFAAALFAVHPVHVESVAWVAERKDVLSTFFWLCAMHSWLGWARSRNMASYGLTFFFTGLGILAKPMVVTLPAALVLLDIWPLSRIDFSKSPLTGLVKLIAEKLPLFGLSVLSSVLTVMAQQGGGAMQSVESFPLGLRLSNALVSYVAYLGELVAPVNLAVFYPYPHEIPFWKPLLAAVFLIGVTAVAVRFIKKFPLGAVGWFWYLGTLVPVIGLVQVGDQSMADRYAYIPFMGVYMLIAFGAARLVRERQMPGKAVVAVGSVVVAVLLAGAYAQAGYWKDSKSLYVRALSVTENNHHMHYNYGNLLEREKNLTEAAKHFKAAFKADPSHYKAMSSLASILSRKGDLYTALDLYQRALHINPDYAPALGNRGIVYMQQGKFDAALTDLRKASALEPHEPNHMINMGLLYYMRGDNAHAKEWLQKALQIDPGNRIARKNLTLIP, encoded by the coding sequence ATGAGCGGTGCGAAAGTTGAAAACGGAATGAAGAAAGGGTTGATTGCGGCGCTTATTCTCTCCGCACTGGTGCTTGTTGTCTACGGACAGTGCGGCAGTTTTGAGCTGGTAACTTATGATGATACCAGTTACGTGACCAACAACCCCCGGGTCATGCAGGGAATTTCTACCGAGAATATCAGCTGGGCTTTCAGTTCCTTTCAGCTTTCAAACTACCACCCCCTGACCGTGGTTTCGCACATGCTGGATACGACCCTCTTCGGGGATTCGGCTGGGGCGCGTCATCTGGTCAATGTGTTCTTTCATCTCTGCAATGTGCTGCTGTTCTTTTTTTTCCTGCTCAAGGCTACTGCAGAATTTGATGAAGACGGTTTGGTTCCGTCGTTTTTTGCCGCAGCCCTTTTTGCCGTGCATCCGGTGCATGTGGAATCCGTGGCCTGGGTAGCGGAGCGCAAGGATGTGCTTTCAACTTTTTTCTGGCTATGCGCCATGCACAGTTGGCTGGGCTGGGCCAGATCAAGAAACATGGCCTCCTATGGGCTGACTTTCTTTTTTACCGGACTTGGAATTCTGGCAAAGCCCATGGTGGTAACCCTGCCTGCAGCGCTGGTTTTGCTGGATATCTGGCCGTTGAGCAGGATTGATTTTTCTAAAAGCCCTCTGACCGGGCTGGTGAAATTGATAGCTGAGAAACTGCCGTTATTTGGTCTTTCCGTGCTTTCGTCAGTGCTGACCGTTATGGCCCAGCAGGGCGGTGGGGCTATGCAGAGCGTGGAATCTTTTCCTTTGGGGTTGCGTTTATCCAATGCCCTTGTTTCTTATGTGGCATATCTTGGAGAGCTGGTTGCCCCGGTAAATCTTGCAGTTTTTTATCCTTATCCGCATGAGATTCCTTTTTGGAAGCCGCTGTTGGCTGCCGTGTTCCTGATCGGCGTAACGGCGGTTGCGGTCCGTTTTATCAAGAAATTTCCTCTCGGCGCTGTTGGCTGGTTCTGGTATCTGGGAACTTTGGTTCCTGTAATCGGGCTGGTGCAGGTAGGCGACCAGTCCATGGCCGACCGTTATGCCTATATTCCCTTCATGGGAGTGTATATGCTCATTGCCTTCGGCGCAGCCCGGCTGGTAAGAGAAAGACAGATGCCCGGCAAGGCCGTTGTCGCAGTTGGTTCGGTTGTGGTGGCAGTGTTGCTGGCCGGGGCCTACGCACAGGCCGGATACTGGAAAGACAGCAAGTCTCTTTACGTCCGCGCGTTGTCTGTGACCGAGAATAATCATCATATGCATTACAACTACGGCAATCTGCTGGAGCGGGAAAAGAATCTGACCGAAGCTGCAAAACATTTCAAGGCAGCATTCAAGGCTGATCCTTCCCATTACAAAGCCATGAGCAGCCTTGCCTCAATTCTAAGCCGCAAAGGCGACCTCTATACTGCACTGGATCTTTATCAAAGGGCTTTACATATCAATCCTGATTACGCCCCGGCGTTGGGTAACCGGGGTATCGTTTATATGCAGCAGGGTAAATTCGATGCCGCTTTGACCGACCTGCGCAAGGCGAGCGCGCTTGAACCGCACGAACCAAACCATATGATTAATATGGGCTTGCTCTATTACATGCGCGGCGACAATGCGCACGCAAAAGAATGGTTGCAAAAAGCCTTGCAGATTGATCCCGGGAACAGGATCGCCCGTAAGAATCTGACCTTGATTCCTTGA
- a CDS encoding DUF401 family protein — MDFIHNLLPLFKILFVFICMLAGIRLRLGVGPSILAGGGVLAVLTSMKMGEVLEVSGAALTDDKTIFLALIVALIMILSGLLEKTGQAGRIMDSLTGYLRSPRLRLVFFPALIGLLPMPGGAIFSAPMIQEAANGLDVSGRDKVVINYWFRHLWELAWPLYPGMILAASLCGMSVFEYIGYTFPGSLACIVLGCFFYLRPSVLPMKNNGSAFNDSANVRDFGKVLKEGLPLIVAIVGAFLFETLLSFFFPGIPFELGIVLALLAAVLCSLTANHGSMPIIRALLLEKRFLNMIFMIICVFVFKDILGACGVVDELARLAGGETALIAAAVFVPFLVGFIAGITLAFVGAAMPLVVGLVQAAGLQHQLPAWAVLCMFCGFAGIMASPLHICFLLTCEYFKVDMVEAWKKVVIPSLMLMLLGVAYFFVLL; from the coding sequence ATGGATTTTATTCACAACCTCCTTCCTTTATTTAAAATTTTATTTGTTTTTATCTGTATGCTGGCCGGGATCAGACTCCGGCTTGGCGTCGGTCCCTCCATTCTGGCCGGTGGCGGGGTGCTGGCGGTGCTCACTTCCATGAAAATGGGGGAAGTTCTTGAAGTCAGCGGCGCAGCCCTGACGGATGACAAGACGATTTTTCTGGCCTTGATAGTAGCCCTGATTATGATTTTGTCCGGGTTGCTGGAGAAAACAGGGCAGGCGGGGCGGATAATGGATTCCTTGACCGGATATTTGAGAAGTCCCCGTTTGCGGCTGGTATTTTTCCCGGCGCTTATCGGTCTGCTGCCCATGCCCGGCGGGGCCATTTTTTCCGCCCCCATGATTCAGGAAGCAGCCAACGGGCTTGATGTCTCAGGACGGGATAAAGTTGTCATCAACTACTGGTTCCGCCATCTCTGGGAGTTGGCCTGGCCTCTTTATCCGGGGATGATCCTTGCAGCATCCCTGTGCGGGATGAGTGTTTTTGAATATATAGGTTATACTTTTCCGGGTTCACTCGCCTGTATTGTGCTGGGTTGCTTTTTCTACCTGCGGCCTTCTGTCCTGCCTATGAAAAATAACGGCAGCGCGTTCAATGATTCAGCCAATGTCCGAGATTTCGGGAAAGTTCTCAAGGAAGGGCTGCCGCTGATCGTCGCCATCGTGGGCGCCTTTCTTTTTGAAACTTTGCTGAGCTTTTTCTTTCCCGGTATTCCGTTTGAACTAGGGATTGTTCTGGCTTTGCTGGCAGCGGTCTTATGTTCCTTGACCGCTAACCATGGGTCCATGCCTATTATCCGGGCCCTGCTGCTTGAAAAGCGGTTCCTGAATATGATTTTTATGATTATCTGCGTTTTCGTATTCAAGGATATTCTCGGGGCCTGCGGGGTGGTCGATGAGCTGGCCCGTCTGGCCGGAGGGGAGACTGCTCTCATTGCAGCGGCAGTATTTGTACCGTTTCTGGTCGGTTTCATCGCCGGGATAACCCTGGCTTTTGTCGGCGCAGCCATGCCGTTGGTTGTAGGTCTTGTGCAGGCTGCAGGACTTCAGCACCAACTACCGGCTTGGGCGGTATTATGTATGTTTTGCGGTTTTGCCGGGATTATGGCTTCTCCACTGCATATTTGTTTTCTGCTGACCTGTGAATATTTCAAAGTGGATATGGTCGAGGCATGGAAAAAGGTTGTCATTCCCAGTTTGATGCTTATGTTGCTCGGAGTGGCGTACTTTTTTGTTTTATTGTAG